The segment GTTCTTTCACAACCTTTGGAGCAGCTACGTTAGTTGCAATAAAATTATATTTGGGCATTTGAGTTGTAAGCCCCAATCGGTGTTGGAGCGATGCTCCTGTTTCATAACCGACTCTAATATTTTCTTTAGGTGATACGTACATTTTCTTTACAACCTGATCCGGATTTAAATGGGACTTTCCAAATGCAGTGGTTTTAGGCTTGTAGTAGATTCCCTTCCTAAAGCTCTCCAATACTACACCATTTAAACGGTTTAAATTTGTGTTCACAATTTTCCTTGCCTGAGTTTCTTCAAGCCCAAACTCCTCCATAACCCTCTCAGTAACTTCAGCAGTAAAAATTGGAGTTCCATATGGCGACTGAGCAATATAATTCGTAATGAAATCAACATACTTCCCCTTAATCGCTAATGTCATATATAAGCCACCTCCAATGCACTTGTTATTATTGTATACAAAAAACCAACAAATGATACATATATAATAACACCAGATAAGTGTTGAAGGCCACCCTTCATACCACTTCTCCTTTATATTTCCGTCTCTCCCTTAGGACCAGTCCTCCTCGGTATACGGGCCTACGTGCTGCTTATGTCCCTCCCCAATGGCTCCGAAAGCAGAAGTTAGCACCGCACGTTTGGCCAGCAAGAGACCCTTGAGGAGATCTCCGCGCTCATCCGGCTTTTTCATAAATAATAACGATCCATCCTAGCCATAATAATTCAGATTCTCTTATCCCATCCAAAGGAGCAGTTGATCTTGAAAAAGCTATGGCTAATGGTGTTCACCCTCACGCTCGTATTCAATCTTGCGCAAGCCGGAGGAACGGTGCAGGCCCAGGCAGGCGGCAGCAAAAAGGCGGCGGCCTGCTGGAGCCCGCAGAAGGTGCAGCTGAGAAGTGAGATGCAACAGGTGTGGATTAACCACACCACATGGACGCACAGCTATATTGTGAGCGCCCTCAACAATAACCCGGATCAGAAGGAAGTATTGGCGCGGCTGCTAAGGAACCAGGAAGATATCGGCAATGTCTTCAAGCGTTATTACGGGGAGGCGAACGGCAATAAGCTGGCCGGACTGCTCAAGGAGCATATTCAGATAGCCGGACAGATCGTCGCGGCCGCCCAGAAGGGCAATGCGGGCGAGGTACAGAAGCTCCAGACGGACTGGCACAGGAACGCCGATGAGATTGCCCGATTCCTGAGCGGACTGAATCCGAGCTGGTCCTTCAAAGAAGTGCAGAACATGCTGTACGAGCATCTTCAGCTCGTCACGGACATCGTGCTTGATATCCTCAAGGGAGACTACGCTGCTTCCATTGCTGCCACCGATAAAAACGAGGTCCACATGATTCATTTTGCCGACCTGCTGACGGAAGGCATTGTGAAACAGTTCCCGGAGAAATTCCAGGGGAAATAGGATACGTGATCCGTGACACACACAACAAAACAGGCTTTTCACCTCCCCCAAGGGATCGTGAAAAGCCTGTTCCTGCGTTTAATCTCTGCGCGCTTTAGTAGATCTTCCCCAGCAGCGCAGCCACTTCCTCCAAGGTAAGACCGAAGGACTTATAATACTGAATGTCGCCCTTCATCTGCTTCAACACCATCTCGTTGCGAATCCGCAGCATCTCTTCCGGTGTGAATTCAGCGACAAAGCAGCCTTTGCCGGTTACCGTGTGGATCAGCCCACTCCGCTCCAGCTCCTCCCAGGCCTTCTTGACCGTGATGACACTGACATGCAGCTCCAGGGCAGCCTGCCGGATGGGGGGTAAGCAATAGCCGCTTTCCAGCTCGCCACTAAGAATCTGTGCGCTGATCTGTTCGTGCAGCTGCTGGTAAATCGGCTTGTCGGAGGTGCTGGAGATGGTTACGTTCATAAGATCTCCACTCTGAGGAATCTCTTCACCGCAATCCGGTAGGCAAGCAGGGTGAAGACCGCGAAAATGAGGATGCCTCCGATCAGAATCGAGAACTGAAGCGCCGCATTGCCGGTCCCGGAGCCGTAGAAAATGCCGTGCATCCAGCTATTCTGAATTCCGGCCCATTGGACCAGGCCCGCGAACAGGATCGCCGCAGCCGTCGATGCAGTCGTAGCCGCGCCATACTTATATGCCGTCTTGTAATACATCGAGATAAATATAAGGTTGAACACCGCCAGCATAATGAAGCATAGGCCCCAGAAGCCCATATAAGGCGGAAAGAAAATATAAGTCAAATGCGGGTACAGGCGGAACGTAAAGATACTGAAGATCATGGCAATGAGCAGATGCATAAGCTCAAGAATGACAATCACAGCTATTCTGGACTTCACGATGTCCGGTTTGGTCACAGGCATCATCGTGCTGAATATCAGATCATTCTGGCTCTTGAATCCGCCGAACATGTTCGGTACGGTGATGAAGCAGAAATACAGCGGGACTATAAAGTAGACCCAGCCCGGAATGAGCATCAGACCGCCTAGAATTAAAGGTAATACAAAGAACCAGGGGTTAACGCCTAACTTCAAATCCTTCAGCACCAGATTATACATATACACCCTCCTTTTTGGAAAAGTAGATCATGATGTCGTCAAGAGTCGGGATGGCCGTGTTAAGCGTCCAGGCGGGATCGATATCCCGGGCATGAATCAATCCGGTGAAGCCGAAGGAGTTGATCTTGTAGGAAATCAGCTTCTCCTTCACTTCGTTAAGCTGCGACTCGCTGCCGCTAAGTAACCGGTATGACTCCTTGAACTCGTTCTTCTCGCTACTTGCCACAATCTCTCCTTGCTCAATGAAGGTGATATAATCCGCACAGCGTTCGAGGTCAGAGGTTATATGAGTGGAGAAAAGGATGCTGATCTCGCCGCCCATGATAAGCTCCTGGAAAATATCCAGCAGATCATCACGGGAGACGGGATCGAGTCCGCTGGTCGGCTCATCCAGTATGAGCAGCTTGGCGCCGTGCGACAGGGCAAGGGTCAAGCTGTATTTGACCTTCATGCCGGTGGACAGCTCAGCGATCTTCTTGTTCTCGTCCAGCTTGAACCGGCTCAGATACTTGTAATACGTGTCATCATTCCAATTCTTGTAGAACTTCTTCGTAATACCCGTCAGCGTCTTAAGCCTGCTGCGTGTATAGAAATCGATATCGCCGAAGGCGCAGCCGATGTCCTGCTTCAATTGCATTTCGTGTTCAGCGATGTTCTTGCCCAGAATGCTGATCTCGCCGCTGTCGGCTTGAACCATATTCAGGATTGATTTGATCGTGGTGGTCTTGCCTGCGCCGTTGACCCCGATGAAGCCCATGATATAGCCCTGCTCCAATTGAAAAGAGACGTCTTTGATCTGAAAATTAGGATATTTTTTATTTAAATTCTGGACATCTAAAGCCAGCATAACAAGCCCCCTTAACAAATTGTGTATTCCGTGTATACACAATGTATCATGGAGATTTCACAAAGTCAACGGTTCGGTGAAGGTTAGGCTGCCGCCTCCGCAGGCTTCTCCTTCGGCTTGCGCCGGAAGAGCGGCTTGCCTTTGGACCAGTTAATGAACGGCTGTTCTATGGCGTAATACGAAATAGTGGCCGCTGCATACGAGATGACCACAACAGACATACTGATTCCCAGCCAGCGCCACACATCCCTGACTCCGGCAAAGTGGTAATCCTGAAGCCCGTACTTCTCGATCAGAGTAATGAACAGGTAGTGCCATATGTACAGGCCGAACGAGACCTTCGCCGTAAACCGGAAGAAGCGGTTATCTAGCACACGCCCGGCCACCCGGCTGAACGGTGCTGTGAATAGCACAATGCCAAATAGTATGGCGTAGACCGGGAACAGATACGGCTGCTGCTGGAGACTGAAATTAAATTCGCCCGCGTGGCGCATCCGCCAGATCAGGAGGCCGGCCAGGCCAAGTGCGAGCGCCGCAGCCGCATCGAACACGCCCAGCCTGCTGAGCCTTTCCACTCCGGAGCGGCGCTGCAGCAAGGCATTCGTGATGCCCGCCGCCAGAATGCCGATGGTGAAGTGGCCGAAGAAGCCGACCGGATTGTATCTCGGCATCCAGAATTTCGCGCCTCCGACCTGGCCGTAGTCCCAGCCCCGGCCCTGCTCGCCTGGAGTAAACCACTGGTGAATGAGGGCATTGGCGGCCAGCACCAACCCAAATACGGCGACCCAGAACAGGATCGCCTTACTGAAGGAATGCCGCTTGCCTAGCATGAATAACACTGCCATGAAGAGAGGCATGAGCATGTAGCAGAATACCTCGAAGCTGATCGACCAGAGCGGACCGTTCAAGTCGGAGGGGAAGAACGTGGTATAGTGGAAGCCCGATGTGAAGGTGAAGGCTGTGACAATACGCCGCCCTAAGTACTCCATCGGAATATCCAGCCTCCAGGTCAGGAGCAGGCAGACCAGCAGGGATACATAGAAGCCGGGCATAATTCTTGCGGCACGGCGAAGAGTGTAGGTCCGCAGACTCGGATATGGTCCGTTATCCAGATACGCACTCCAGAAGGGGAATGACAGCAGGAAGCCGCTTAGCAGAAAAAACAAGCTGACCCCGCTGTTCCCCAGGAGCAGCACGGATTGCAGCTCCTGCAGCCAGGGCTTTTGTGCGGGCATGATCAGCTTTTGCGACAAGTGATGCAGGATGACTGACAGGCAGGCGATCGCACGAACGCCATCCGCTCCTGTTAGCCGGGTATTGCCCAGACGAATCGTTGACATCAGCTCAAATTCCTCTTTTCATGAGTGAATTCCTGAATATATGACGAAGACCGGTCTCAGGTACTCTATCTTTCCATAGATTCAGGCCAATTCCTTCAACGATTTAGGGCTTTAGCGGAGAAAATTTTACAAACTGTGATTTACGTCCCATTATTGCAATTTACTTGAATTCCCCTCAATGATCGCATCCAGAAACTGCTCGGCATCACTGTTGAATTTCCACCCTACACCATACTGGTCCACCAGCAAGCCGAAGCACGAAGACCATGGTGTAGCGGATAAAGGCATGATGACATGTCCGCCCGCAGACAGGCCCTTAAAGTACTCTTCCAGCTTCTGCTTGTCCTCCATCACCAGGCTGATCAGCATGGCATTCCCCTTCACCAGCTCTCCCATTACCGCTTGCATCGAGGGCAGAAGGTCGGACATCATAATTTTGCCGCCTGCGAATTCTATAGAGGATTCCATAATCATCGCTGATTCCTTGTCCGACAGGGGATAATTCGGGTCCTGCGGCATATCTCCGAATTTGACCTTTTTCACCTGGGTGGCCTGTAGAGCCTCTGTGTAGAATTCAATCACCTGTTCGGCAACACCATCGAAATTAAGATAAGCAATCGCTGACATTGAGCATAACCTCCTTCGTAAGATAAATGTAGTATAATACACGATAGGTGACGGCTGTATGTCACCGTTTCATACTCAACTCAAGAAAGAGGGAAGCGGATGGACAAGATGGAGCGGCTGATTACCATCATTATGATTCTGCTCAAAAAAGATATTGTGCCCAGCTCAGAGTTCGCACAATTATTCGGCGTGTCCAAACGGACGATTCTCCGCGATATGGAAGCGCTCAGCCTGGCGCACATACCTATATACGCCACACCCGGCGTGCAGGGCGGCTATGGCATTATGGAAGAATACAAGGTGGATAAGCGCCTGTTGAGCAGTTCCGATCTGGAGAATATACTGGCTGCGCTCGGCGGGCTGGAGCAAATTCTGATCAGCGAAGACGTTGCCATGACGCTACGAAAAATAGAAGCGATGGTGAGTCCAATCGCTCCTAAGGGGTCGGTTCAGCTTACCTTCTATGATTGGGAGGGCCGCGCAGAGCTTGCCGGAGCCTTGAAGACCTGCCAGGAGGCCATCGCCGGGAGCTGGCTGCTGTCCTTCGGCTACACCGACAGATCCGGCACTCCGACGACACGGACAGTGGAGCCCTATCAGCTTCATTTCAGTGAATCGAGCTGGTATCTGAAGGGCTTCTGCCTGGAGCGGATGGGGATGCGGATGTTCAAGCTCTCCCGGATGGAGCAGCTTGAGCGTAAGGAACAGACGTTCAGCCCCAGAGCGGACATGCTGAATCAGGCACGGGAGGCTGAAGTTCCGCCGCAGTTAACCGAAGTGAAGGCGCTGATCTCGCCGGGGATTAAGGATCATTTCATTGAACGGTACGGCCGCAAGAGCATCGAAGCCTATAGCGCTGAACAACTGCTGGCTACGTTCTATATTCCGCAGCACCCGATCGGATATCAATTCCTGGCCGGCTTCGGCACCCGTCTGGAGATTATGGAGCCGAAGGACTACCGTGAAGAATTCCGTAAATATCTGCTTGAAATGATGAGCCGGTATACGTAGTAATTACGGTGCTAAGGGAGCAGGCTGTTAGTCCAGCTCCTTAAGGAATTCCCCAATCCGGTCCATATAGCCCGGAACTGTGATATGGCGGGGGGCAAAGAGACTGATCATGAGCGCCTTGAAGCTGGAATCCGCTGTCTTCTTGCTCAGCATCGAATGCTCAGCCTCCGGGAAGACCGCCACGCTCAGCAGCTCCGGCTGGACGAGCTTGCGGTACACCTGCTCTGTCTCCTGCCAGTCTACATGAATATCCTGCTGGCCCAGCAGCAACAGCACCGGGGAATGGAATTGCTTAAGATCCTGCCCGGCATCCGACAGATAATTCTTGCTGACAAAAGTCCACCGCTCCCGCGTCATCAGGTCATCTTCCTTCACCGCAGCAAGATAGTCTTCATAGCCCGCCTTCCGCGCCAGAAGCTGCCTAACCTCGTTGTTAGCCGCCTCTTCGGCTGCGATTTCCGCCTCCGATTTCCCT is part of the Paenibacillus sp. FSL M7-0420 genome and harbors:
- a CDS encoding glycosyltransferase codes for the protein MKKLWLMVFTLTLVFNLAQAGGTVQAQAGGSKKAAACWSPQKVQLRSEMQQVWINHTTWTHSYIVSALNNNPDQKEVLARLLRNQEDIGNVFKRYYGEANGNKLAGLLKEHIQIAGQIVAAAQKGNAGEVQKLQTDWHRNADEIARFLSGLNPSWSFKEVQNMLYEHLQLVTDIVLDILKGDYAASIAATDKNEVHMIHFADLLTEGIVKQFPEKFQGK
- a CDS encoding GntR family transcriptional regulator, whose amino-acid sequence is MNVTISSTSDKPIYQQLHEQISAQILSGELESGYCLPPIRQAALELHVSVITVKKAWEELERSGLIHTVTGKGCFVAEFTPEEMLRIRNEMVLKQMKGDIQYYKSFGLTLEEVAALLGKIY
- a CDS encoding ABC-2 transporter permease, which gives rise to MYNLVLKDLKLGVNPWFFVLPLILGGLMLIPGWVYFIVPLYFCFITVPNMFGGFKSQNDLIFSTMMPVTKPDIVKSRIAVIVILELMHLLIAMIFSIFTFRLYPHLTYIFFPPYMGFWGLCFIMLAVFNLIFISMYYKTAYKYGAATTASTAAAILFAGLVQWAGIQNSWMHGIFYGSGTGNAALQFSILIGGILIFAVFTLLAYRIAVKRFLRVEIL
- a CDS encoding ABC transporter ATP-binding protein; translated protein: MLALDVQNLNKKYPNFQIKDVSFQLEQGYIMGFIGVNGAGKTTTIKSILNMVQADSGEISILGKNIAEHEMQLKQDIGCAFGDIDFYTRSRLKTLTGITKKFYKNWNDDTYYKYLSRFKLDENKKIAELSTGMKVKYSLTLALSHGAKLLILDEPTSGLDPVSRDDLLDIFQELIMGGEISILFSTHITSDLERCADYITFIEQGEIVASSEKNEFKESYRLLSGSESQLNEVKEKLISYKINSFGFTGLIHARDIDPAWTLNTAIPTLDDIMIYFSKKEGVYV
- a CDS encoding acyltransferase family protein — encoded protein: MSTIRLGNTRLTGADGVRAIACLSVILHHLSQKLIMPAQKPWLQELQSVLLLGNSGVSLFFLLSGFLLSFPFWSAYLDNGPYPSLRTYTLRRAARIMPGFYVSLLVCLLLTWRLDIPMEYLGRRIVTAFTFTSGFHYTTFFPSDLNGPLWSISFEVFCYMLMPLFMAVLFMLGKRHSFSKAILFWVAVFGLVLAANALIHQWFTPGEQGRGWDYGQVGGAKFWMPRYNPVGFFGHFTIGILAAGITNALLQRRSGVERLSRLGVFDAAAALALGLAGLLIWRMRHAGEFNFSLQQQPYLFPVYAILFGIVLFTAPFSRVAGRVLDNRFFRFTAKVSFGLYIWHYLFITLIEKYGLQDYHFAGVRDVWRWLGISMSVVVISYAAATISYYAIEQPFINWSKGKPLFRRKPKEKPAEAAA
- a CDS encoding VOC family protein, whose product is MSAIAYLNFDGVAEQVIEFYTEALQATQVKKVKFGDMPQDPNYPLSDKESAMIMESSIEFAGGKIMMSDLLPSMQAVMGELVKGNAMLISLVMEDKQKLEEYFKGLSAGGHVIMPLSATPWSSCFGLLVDQYGVGWKFNSDAEQFLDAIIEGNSSKLQ
- a CDS encoding helix-turn-helix transcriptional regulator; translated protein: MDKMERLITIIMILLKKDIVPSSEFAQLFGVSKRTILRDMEALSLAHIPIYATPGVQGGYGIMEEYKVDKRLLSSSDLENILAALGGLEQILISEDVAMTLRKIEAMVSPIAPKGSVQLTFYDWEGRAELAGALKTCQEAIAGSWLLSFGYTDRSGTPTTRTVEPYQLHFSESSWYLKGFCLERMGMRMFKLSRMEQLERKEQTFSPRADMLNQAREAEVPPQLTEVKALISPGIKDHFIERYGRKSIEAYSAEQLLATFYIPQHPIGYQFLAGFGTRLEIMEPKDYREEFRKYLLEMMSRYT